The following proteins are encoded in a genomic region of Pseudodesulfovibrio mercurii:
- a CDS encoding M48 family metallopeptidase yields MAIHVFPDGTVVTDTPRTATVDEIAAKVKSRGAWVLKQQRIFAAYPPAIPARRYVSGEEVRYLGRQYRLKLLVGHERSAKLKGAHLEVTLLAQDGADVAKKLVDAWLRDRADAIFHSLVGSCLERTSGMGVKTVPEWRMLRMRKRWGSCTNSGTIILNPELVAAPKDCIEYVIFHELCHLRVRNHSAAFYRLLSRVVPKWEHLRMKLNRAVELRLEY; encoded by the coding sequence TTGGCCATCCATGTCTTCCCCGATGGTACCGTCGTCACGGATACGCCTCGGACGGCAACTGTCGATGAGATAGCGGCCAAGGTAAAAAGCCGGGGAGCTTGGGTCCTCAAGCAGCAGAGGATATTCGCGGCTTATCCCCCGGCCATCCCGGCCAGGCGATATGTCTCCGGCGAGGAAGTCAGGTATCTGGGACGGCAATATCGGTTGAAGCTGTTGGTTGGCCACGAACGTTCAGCCAAGCTCAAAGGAGCGCATCTGGAAGTGACCCTCCTGGCCCAGGATGGCGCAGATGTGGCCAAGAAACTGGTGGATGCGTGGCTTCGTGATCGGGCGGATGCGATTTTCCATTCCCTGGTGGGATCGTGCCTGGAGAGAACTTCCGGGATGGGCGTGAAAACCGTTCCGGAGTGGCGAATGCTTCGGATGCGAAAACGTTGGGGAAGCTGTACCAATAGCGGTACGATCATCCTGAACCCTGAGCTTGTCGCAGCGCCGAAGGATTGCATCGAGTACGTGATTTTCCACGAACTTTGCCATTTGCGCGTCAGGAACCACTCGGCAGCGTTTTATCGCCTGTTGTCCCGAGTCGTCCCAAAATGGGAACATCTTAGGATGAAGTTGAATAGGGCAGTCGAGCTTCGTCTCGAATATTAA
- a CDS encoding helix-turn-helix domain-containing protein, which yields MTEDSVVDLTPVKTPEQLLKEEVGLYLKIVRETQGKPLRWVAQKLGVSNSFISQIEKGDASIPLDRVLDFSLAYDLPVPEFVRIVLVTMHNDTYRALMSILENDPEMANAANRCHTIANPKERAKRRKVLNPGLSSKSLQRMREFILENQKPTYGKPVAGDS from the coding sequence ATGACTGAAGACAGCGTCGTTGACCTCACCCCTGTGAAGACTCCGGAACAATTGTTGAAGGAAGAAGTGGGGCTTTATCTGAAGATTGTCCGGGAGACTCAGGGCAAGCCTTTGCGGTGGGTGGCCCAGAAGTTGGGGGTCTCCAACTCGTTCATATCCCAGATCGAAAAGGGGGACGCTTCGATTCCACTGGATCGGGTACTGGACTTCTCCCTTGCCTATGATCTTCCTGTGCCGGAGTTCGTTCGAATCGTTCTCGTCACCATGCACAATGACACATATCGAGCGCTGATGAGCATACTGGAGAATGACCCGGAAATGGCTAATGCCGCCAACCGTTGCCACACGATTGCAAATCCCAAAGAACGAGCCAAGCGGCGCAAAGTTCTCAACCCTGGGCTGAGTTCAAAATCGCTTCAACGAATGCGGGAATTCATTTTGGAAAACCAAAAGCCGACGTATGGAAAACCGGTGGCAGGTGACTCGTGA
- a CDS encoding type I restriction endonuclease subunit R → MNSIDFKEYTASHAPALILLEQLGYEYVPPIKALAMRGGRKSMPVLLDVLEARLREMNSITFKGQRHEFSDANIARAVREIAQVPFDSLIATSEQVYDLLTLGISLEQTIDGSVKSHSLKYIDWEHPENNVYHMCDEFEFERRHSDAVRRPDIVLFVNGIPVAIIECKRPDQRGAIKEGISQHLRNQRVTEIPELYIYSQILLSISQNRAMYATTDTDAKFWSIWKEEDADGQNEALDAIVNAPLAEAQRFRLMAEATDEQREALTRILTSGHRTPTPQDKTLHSLLRPERLLELIYGFIIYDSRIKKIARYQQYFAVKATVDRVTDVKGDSRRRGGVIWHTTGSGKSLTMVMLAKALALDPRIKNPKVVIVTDRIDLDNQISKTFKACGKDVVQARTGEHLLKLIAGERASIVTTIIDKFETVANKRTKDEDRNIFVLVDESHRSQYGQSHAKMRVVFPNACYIGFTGTPLLKKEKSTADQFGGFIHKYTMNQAVQDRAVAPLRYEGRMSELHGDDAELDKWFDRITEGLTPEQKRDLKKKFRQAEQLFSAESRIAEVAYDIAQHFKQFCKGTGKKAQFAVASRPAALAYLRCFEEQDEVSVAVVMSSPDSREGNTSTDEFKIPEVQVFWNDMMRRYGNEKQYLESIINAFNHNDDPEILIVIDKLLTGFDAPRNSVLYLDKNLKEHNILQAIARVNRLWDGKDYGLVVDYRGIFGALNEAIDTYAALEKEGFDRADIENTILDVSGEIEQLKARHANVWEIFKEVGNKVDIEAMQLALEPEDIRERFYDALRLFANTLQLALSSARFLDNTPEKTIRRYKADLKDFLNLRNAVKRRFGEAVDYSAYEQQLKNMVSKHIGADAVQEVVAPVDIFAVDAFEQQLELIQGDAAKADHIAARVKKTITVRMDEDPVLFKRLSEIINETISSHRAHRLSDAEYLGKMRGLLDDLQQGERGNLPPSLKGKDEAAVYFGILGEMLEGQIAEASLPQMAISIDDAVTSRKIRDWSDNIDIVNEMKNDIEDVLYDASESSGVTFPGEVIDAVIDKLILVAKRRDLA, encoded by the coding sequence CTATGACCTGCTCACCCTGGGCATCAGCCTGGAACAGACCATCGACGGGTCCGTGAAAAGCCATTCCCTGAAATATATCGATTGGGAACACCCGGAAAACAACGTCTACCACATGTGCGACGAATTCGAGTTCGAGCGGCGCCATTCCGATGCCGTGCGCCGGCCGGACATCGTGCTGTTCGTCAACGGCATTCCCGTGGCCATCATCGAGTGCAAGCGGCCCGACCAGCGCGGGGCCATCAAGGAAGGCATCAGCCAGCACCTGCGCAACCAGCGGGTCACGGAAATCCCGGAGTTGTACATCTACAGCCAGATATTGCTTTCAATCAGCCAGAATCGGGCCATGTACGCCACCACGGACACGGATGCGAAGTTCTGGTCGATCTGGAAGGAAGAGGACGCTGACGGCCAAAACGAAGCCCTGGACGCCATCGTCAACGCACCCTTGGCCGAAGCGCAACGGTTCCGGCTCATGGCCGAGGCCACGGACGAACAGCGGGAAGCCCTGACACGTATCCTCACTTCCGGGCATCGCACCCCCACGCCGCAAGACAAGACCCTGCATTCCCTCCTGCGCCCGGAGCGGCTCCTGGAACTCATATACGGTTTCATCATCTACGACAGCCGCATCAAGAAAATCGCCCGCTACCAGCAATATTTCGCGGTCAAGGCCACGGTGGATCGGGTCACCGACGTCAAGGGCGACAGCCGCCGCCGGGGCGGGGTCATCTGGCACACCACGGGATCGGGCAAGTCCCTGACCATGGTCATGCTCGCCAAGGCCCTGGCGCTCGACCCCCGCATCAAGAATCCCAAGGTGGTCATCGTCACCGACCGCATCGACCTGGACAACCAGATTTCCAAGACCTTCAAGGCGTGCGGCAAGGACGTGGTCCAAGCCCGGACCGGGGAACACCTGCTCAAGCTCATTGCCGGGGAACGCGCCTCCATCGTCACCACCATCATCGATAAGTTCGAGACCGTGGCCAACAAGCGCACCAAGGACGAGGACCGGAACATTTTCGTGCTGGTGGACGAAAGCCATCGCAGCCAATACGGCCAGAGCCATGCCAAGATGCGCGTGGTCTTCCCCAACGCCTGTTATATCGGCTTCACGGGTACTCCACTCCTGAAGAAAGAGAAGAGCACGGCCGACCAGTTCGGCGGCTTCATCCACAAGTACACCATGAACCAGGCTGTCCAGGATCGGGCCGTGGCCCCGCTCAGGTACGAAGGCCGCATGAGCGAACTGCACGGGGACGATGCCGAACTGGACAAGTGGTTTGATCGTATTACCGAAGGGCTGACTCCCGAGCAGAAACGCGACCTCAAAAAGAAGTTCAGGCAGGCCGAGCAGCTCTTTTCCGCCGAGTCGCGGATTGCCGAAGTCGCTTATGACATCGCCCAGCATTTCAAGCAGTTTTGCAAGGGAACCGGCAAGAAAGCCCAGTTCGCGGTTGCCAGCCGCCCGGCGGCTCTGGCCTACCTTCGGTGTTTCGAGGAACAGGACGAAGTCTCCGTGGCCGTGGTCATGTCTTCCCCCGACAGCCGAGAGGGCAACACCTCCACCGATGAATTCAAGATACCCGAGGTGCAGGTGTTCTGGAACGACATGATGCGCCGGTATGGCAACGAGAAGCAGTATCTCGAAAGCATCATCAACGCCTTCAACCACAATGACGACCCCGAAATCCTGATCGTCATCGACAAGCTTTTAACCGGGTTCGACGCGCCCCGGAACAGCGTCCTTTACCTGGACAAGAACCTCAAGGAGCACAACATCCTTCAGGCCATCGCCCGGGTGAACCGTTTGTGGGACGGCAAGGATTACGGCTTGGTTGTGGATTACCGGGGCATCTTCGGGGCCTTGAATGAAGCCATCGACACCTATGCCGCCCTGGAAAAGGAAGGGTTCGACCGGGCCGACATCGAGAATACCATTCTCGACGTCAGCGGCGAGATCGAACAACTTAAGGCCAGGCACGCTAATGTCTGGGAGATTTTCAAGGAAGTCGGGAACAAGGTGGACATCGAGGCCATGCAACTGGCTCTGGAGCCGGAAGACATCCGGGAGCGGTTTTACGATGCCCTGCGCCTCTTTGCCAACACCCTGCAACTGGCGCTGAGCAGCGCGCGGTTTCTAGACAATACGCCCGAAAAGACGATCCGCCGGTACAAGGCCGATTTGAAGGATTTCCTAAACCTTCGCAACGCCGTCAAGCGTCGGTTTGGCGAGGCCGTGGATTACTCGGCCTACGAGCAGCAGCTCAAGAACATGGTCAGCAAGCACATCGGAGCGGATGCCGTGCAGGAGGTGGTCGCCCCGGTGGATATCTTTGCCGTGGACGCCTTCGAGCAACAGTTGGAGCTGATCCAGGGGGATGCCGCCAAGGCCGACCACATCGCGGCCCGGGTGAAGAAAACGATCACCGTCCGAATGGACGAGGACCCGGTCCTCTTCAAGCGTCTGTCGGAAATCATCAACGAAACCATCAGCAGCCATCGTGCGCACCGGCTTTCCGATGCCGAATATCTCGGCAAGATGCGGGGACTGCTGGATGACTTGCAACAGGGGGAACGTGGCAACCTGCCGCCGTCCCTCAAGGGCAAGGACGAAGCCGCCGTTTACTTCGGAATCCTGGGGGAAATGCTGGAGGGGCAGATCGCCGAAGCTTCCTTGCCCCAGATGGCGATATCCATAGACGACGCCGTAACATCCAGGAAAATCAGGGATTGGAGCGACAATATTGATATTGTCAACGAAATGAAGAACGATATTGAAGACGTTTTGTATGACGCTTCGGAATCATCCGGTGTGACATTTCCCGGCGAAGTGATAGATGCTGTCATCGATAAATTGATTCTTGTTGCCAAGAGACGTGACCTTGCCTGA
- a CDS encoding DNA-methyltransferase: MIDLRKQDHLGVTSSSDDGDIHNDDAFLFLENCPSHRYEAIITDPPFEIGIAGKDWDCKKLRTDVLAYQFYRVLKPGGNVFVFCSDFQFGDWYRELSRYFTKLRKYAWCKPDSRSTNKGMFQESFELGLHVCSENSYFDKEGRYKNYVVAGKTSGNERMMPDPDEEWSTKKGEKTLHPTQKKLSVIETLVTALSKEGDTIFDPFAGTGTLGVAAKNLGRKFEMVEYGFRNHIAAWDRILGEE, from the coding sequence GTGATTGATCTACGGAAACAAGACCACCTGGGGGTAACCTCGTCGTCCGATGACGGCGACATCCACAACGATGACGCGTTCCTTTTTTTGGAGAATTGTCCTTCCCACCGGTACGAGGCCATAATCACGGACCCGCCTTTCGAGATCGGTATCGCTGGCAAGGATTGGGATTGCAAAAAGCTTCGGACCGACGTTCTAGCCTACCAATTCTATCGCGTTCTGAAACCTGGCGGCAATGTCTTTGTATTCTGCTCGGATTTTCAATTCGGCGATTGGTATCGGGAGCTTTCCCGCTATTTTACCAAGTTGCGCAAGTATGCTTGGTGCAAACCGGATTCGCGAAGCACCAACAAGGGGATGTTTCAGGAGAGCTTCGAACTCGGGCTGCATGTGTGCTCAGAAAATTCATATTTCGACAAGGAAGGCCGCTATAAAAATTATGTGGTCGCTGGAAAAACATCAGGGAATGAACGGATGATGCCTGACCCCGATGAGGAATGGTCAACCAAGAAGGGCGAAAAGACCCTTCACCCAACGCAAAAAAAATTGTCGGTAATCGAAACGCTGGTTACCGCATTGAGCAAAGAAGGCGACACCATTTTTGATCCCTTCGCAGGCACCGGAACGCTCGGGGTCGCAGCCAAAAATTTGGGTAGAAAATTCGAGATGGTCGAGTACGGCTTCCGAAACCACATCGCTGCATGGGACAGGATTTTAGGGGAAGAGTAA
- a CDS encoding site-specific integrase: MPYKEGKRWRGAVRYTPTDGSRQIRRTQLFDKMKDAEKWENKTREALELADAEKRKDMHRVGLEVLVGDWANAYMDYATATWSKGSCSDKRLAFRRLFEMTARPTQLVHEISPVVALNHLSRLKQQTTGNTANRDRKNLAAAWKWGARYLGMDKTNPFRSVDKFPEQRHPRWVPPLEDFRKVVDAATPLQRQLLLLAFHTAARRGELWKLKCSEVNLATGMIGFWTNKRRSGNAEFDELPISDMLRAHLAEWMLMSRDEELVFGSRFEGLLDINNRWLRRLCADVGVRNFGYHGIRHLSASIAIHNGATIVEVQQLLRHKSIATTQRYIHKVKKSTGAVDALDAAWRNDGDRESPALKLVR; encoded by the coding sequence ATGCCTTATAAGGAAGGAAAACGGTGGCGTGGGGCCGTGCGGTACACACCCACCGACGGGTCGCGGCAGATCAGGCGCACCCAGCTCTTTGACAAAATGAAAGACGCGGAAAAATGGGAAAACAAGACCCGAGAAGCCTTGGAGCTCGCCGATGCGGAAAAACGAAAGGACATGCATCGCGTGGGCCTGGAAGTCCTGGTCGGGGATTGGGCGAATGCCTACATGGATTACGCCACGGCCACATGGTCCAAGGGAAGCTGCTCGGACAAGCGCCTTGCGTTTCGACGGTTGTTCGAAATGACGGCAAGACCGACACAGCTGGTTCATGAGATCAGCCCTGTGGTGGCCCTGAACCACCTGAGTCGGCTCAAGCAGCAGACCACGGGGAACACGGCCAATCGGGACCGGAAAAACCTTGCCGCCGCCTGGAAGTGGGGTGCGCGGTATCTGGGAATGGACAAGACGAATCCGTTCCGATCCGTGGACAAGTTCCCAGAGCAGCGCCACCCGAGGTGGGTTCCGCCCCTTGAGGACTTCCGCAAGGTCGTGGATGCGGCAACGCCCTTGCAACGGCAACTGCTTCTGCTGGCGTTCCACACGGCTGCCCGCCGGGGCGAATTGTGGAAGCTCAAGTGCTCGGAAGTCAATCTGGCCACGGGCATGATCGGTTTCTGGACCAACAAGCGCAGAAGCGGGAATGCCGAGTTCGACGAGCTGCCCATTTCCGACATGCTCAGGGCGCACCTGGCGGAATGGATGCTGATGTCCAGGGACGAGGAACTGGTGTTCGGAAGCCGGTTCGAAGGCCTTCTGGACATCAACAACCGTTGGCTGCGGCGGCTGTGTGCCGATGTCGGCGTGAGGAACTTCGGTTATCACGGAATCCGCCACCTGTCCGCCAGCATCGCCATCCATAACGGGGCGACCATCGTGGAAGTGCAGCAGTTGCTTCGTCACAAGTCCATTGCGACGACCCAGCGATACATCCACAAGGTCAAGAAAAGCACCGGCGCGGTGGATGCCTTGGATGCGGCCTGGCGGAATGACGGGGACAGGGAATCGCCCGCCCTGAAGTTGGTCCGGTGA
- a CDS encoding helix-turn-helix domain-containing protein yields the protein MNVDDVLTVKQVAQLLGISESLVRRRDMKVRLKAFIVGSRGIRFRREHVDAYEARNTVGASDQPDDIPMPKKRQRKNLTDKHKLWQRESR from the coding sequence GTGAACGTGGATGATGTGTTGACGGTTAAACAAGTTGCCCAGCTTTTGGGAATTTCCGAAAGCCTTGTCAGGCGTCGCGATATGAAGGTCCGCCTGAAGGCCTTCATTGTCGGGTCGCGTGGAATCCGGTTTCGCCGGGAACACGTGGACGCCTACGAGGCACGGAACACAGTGGGAGCATCGGATCAGCCAGACGATATCCCCATGCCTAAAAAGCGGCAGCGGAAGAATTTGACCGACAAACACAAGCTATGGCAGCGTGAATCCCGGTAA
- a CDS encoding integrase domain-containing protein, with product MGKSDSLKFAANRATLSGPKSKQHRIRQTARHFVDVLRQANMGVEKWTKVTNRHFQSVADTMRADGVGDGRIAEVFTAARHVCRAYENDNISNSNATFGVRRGSIANQASRAVIPDMVKESLASMRNDASFRHAGRAAAQIELMYELGLRREESAKLDLPNDWDRENHSLLVQYGTKGGRPRTLHGLSRQQEAALERAEEYVSPSNRKGIHNLMPEGMGDNWLHRLDYAARKHGLAGKNAGGTLHGLRHERFHQMYVNHAGFEPPNQHESVQVFQEAAQATVGDEWPRLDNEARDAIEEAAGHSPGRRDISNAYLGSSY from the coding sequence ATGGGAAAATCCGACAGCCTCAAGTTTGCGGCGAACCGGGCAACCTTGTCCGGGCCAAAATCGAAACAACACCGAATCCGCCAGACGGCCCGCCATTTCGTCGATGTTTTGCGCCAGGCGAACATGGGGGTCGAGAAGTGGACCAAGGTGACAAACAGGCACTTCCAGAGCGTGGCGGATACCATGCGTGCGGACGGCGTGGGCGACGGCAGGATTGCCGAAGTCTTCACCGCTGCCCGCCACGTCTGCCGAGCCTACGAGAACGACAATATCAGCAATAGCAACGCGACCTTCGGGGTGCGGCGCGGCTCCATCGCCAATCAGGCGTCCCGCGCGGTCATCCCGGATATGGTTAAAGAATCCCTGGCCAGCATGCGGAACGACGCGTCGTTCCGGCATGCCGGCCGGGCGGCGGCTCAGATCGAGCTGATGTATGAGCTCGGGCTGCGTCGGGAAGAATCAGCCAAGCTGGACCTGCCCAACGATTGGGACCGGGAAAACCATAGCCTTCTCGTTCAGTACGGGACAAAGGGCGGCAGGCCTCGGACCCTGCATGGTCTGTCCCGGCAACAGGAAGCGGCTCTTGAACGAGCCGAGGAATACGTGTCCCCCTCCAACAGGAAGGGTATTCACAACCTCATGCCCGAGGGCATGGGCGACAACTGGCTGCACCGGCTGGACTATGCGGCCAGGAAACACGGCCTTGCCGGTAAGAATGCCGGAGGAACCTTGCACGGTCTTCGGCACGAAAGGTTTCATCAAATGTATGTGAATCACGCGGGCTTTGAGCCGCCCAACCAGCACGAGAGCGTGCAGGTGTTCCAGGAGGCAGCCCAGGCAACGGTCGGGGACGAATGGCCCCGGCTCGACAACGAAGCGCGAGACGCCATCGAGGAAGCGGCAGGGCATTCCCCCGGTCGCCGTGACATATCGAACGCCTATCTGGGCAGTTCCTATTAG